The DNA region TGATGTCTATGTACTGTTGCGGCTCAAGCGTGTTGCCTGCCCCATAGGGCATCTGCGTCCGCGTGATGAAGTACAACTCATCCACGTTGTGGTCGCCCTGTCCCCATTTGCCCATGAAGCGGCTGCCTGAGAGCGCCGACGCTGACGCGCCTTCGAGCTGCGCGCCGTGACACGAGGCGCATTTCTTCTCGTAGAGCGCCCGCCCGCGCTCGGCCTGAGCGGTCGTATAGATGCCGTCCTGGCCGGCGGCGCGCGAGCCTCCGGGCGCGAACGCCAGCCCGCCAATCAGCAAAAGCCCGACGAGGGTGGCGAAAACACGATGGGATTGCAGTAGCGACAGCAGAACGCGCGTGTTCATGGGCATGCCTCTTTCTTCCGCACCTGAGACGGTCTTTCTGAATGTCCCTGAAGGAAAAGCTTGAGTAGAAGGACCAAAGGGCCATCCTTCAGCAGCGACATTATACAGAGTTTCGCGCAAAACGGAATCCCCGATGGCAAGCCGCGCCACCTCTGCCCGGCGCGAAAAGACTTGCCCGCCGGTGTAGCTGGCGCGCTATAATGCGCCCACGATCACGGTTTCAGGAATTGAATAAGCAAACGAGGATATCCGACATGAAACGCCGGCTCTGTTTGATGGCTTTATCCTGGCTTGTGCTGCTTATCCCGTCCGCGGCCCGGGTCGCCGCGCAGCCGCCGCCAACCCCTGAGCCCATCCTGATTCGCAACCGCGTTGATGCGGAGAACTGGCGGCTCGATAATATTCGCAAGCTCGATGAAGAGAAGCGGAGCGAAGGGACGCGCAAATCTGACCCGCCAGCGGTCGCGCCCGACGCCCAGTTCTACAGACGGAAACTGACTGAAGATCAGAAAAGACTGCTCGCCGCGACGGCTGAAGAGAAGGCCGCGCACCGCGACTTTCTGCGCCAGGACCATACAGGGTTGATCCGCCTGCTGCCGCGCGGCAAATACGAGTTCAACGTCACGGTCGCTGCCGCTCATCCCGACCTGATTCTGCCGATCAAAGGTGGCGGCGCGTTCTATTCGTTCATCGAAAAGAAGCACCCCTTTGGCCCGTGGTCAGAGATCAGCTTGCGGGAGGGGCGGCTCGTCGTCGGCTTCCAGCCGCAGTCGCTCGCCGTGCTGACGATGCTCGGAGACGTGCCGCTCGAATCGTTGACGGCGGCGACGCCCGGCATCGCTTACCTGGCGCAGTGGACGCCGCCGACCGAGCGCGGGGCGGCGCGCGACCAGAGCCGCCGCAACCTTAAAGGCTTCGTCAACGCCGACCGCGCCTATAATTCAACCCTGCCGGCGATGGTGCATCAGACCTACGCGCTGCGCACGACGATCTATAAAAAGGAAGGCCGTCTGCGCATGATTCGCGGCATCGGCTCGATCTATGTCCCGCACCCGTATGAATACGGCGGCGCCGACGAGTTGATCGTCTTCCGCATCCTGAGCGCCGGCGAAGATGGCAGTGTCACCCTGCTCTGGAAACGCTTGCAGAAATTCACCCCGCCCAAGCTCGAAGATCGAGGCGACGACACGGCGACGCGGGAACGCGGCGACACGTCGCCACGCGACCGCGGCGACGACCGGAGACAGTAGCCGGCAGAACGTTCAACCCGCTCGCGCGCCGCGTCGCCCCTTCGCCGCGTCGTCTCTACATCGCCTCGTCTCGATTCCGCGTAACGCGCTGGCCCGGCGCGTCGTACAGGGTTAATGATCGCCTTAAACCAGATAGCGGCGCCCCGTAAACTGATTTGCTGCGCGATTCCGTCAACCGCTATCATGTTCACTTGACTGCTTAAACAGATCGCCATTAAAGGAGCGCTTCGAGTAATCAGCAATGTTGTTTCTTCAATCAGCCCAGGTGAAAAGGCAAACCCTCACAACCGTTGCAATGATGCTGGCGCTGGCCGCCGTCGCATTGCTTAACGCTGCCTGCAAGAGCGGCTATCCGGTGTCGGCAAAGAACGCGCCGGGCACGGCAGAATCGCGCGTCGTCAAGACGGCGCAAGTCAGCGAAGTTCCGATGGAGCGCGCCGTCACGGTTTCGGGCACGCTCGTCGCTCAGGATCAAGCCACGGTCAGCGCCAAAGTGCCGGGGCGCGTGCAGACCATCACCGTTGACCTCGGCAGCGTCGTGCGCAAGGGGCAGGTGATCGCCCAGCTTGAGCAGCAGGATTATCAACTGCGCTTGCAGCAAGCCGAGGCGGCGCTGGCGCAGGTGCGCGCCCGCGTCGGGCTCTCGCCGGACGGCAAGGATGAAAAGGTTGACCCTGAGAACACCGCCACCGTGCGACAGGCGCGGGCGCTGCTCGACGACGCCCGGCTCAAGCTCGAACGCGCCAAATCGCTGTTAGCCAAGGGCGTCATTGCTCAGGCGCAGCTCGATGCCGCCGAAGCCGATTACAAGGTGGCCTTGAGCCGTTACCAGGACGGCGTCGAAGAGATTCGCAACCGCCAGGCGCTGGTGGTGCAGCGGCGCTCGGAGCTTGAGATCGCTCGCCAGCAGCTTACCGATTCGACGATCAGCGCGCCCTTCGACGGCGTCGTGCAGGAGAAGCGCACGAGCGTCGGCGAATACCTGGCCGCCGGCACAGCCATCATCAATCTGGTGCGCATGGATCCGCTGCGACTGCGCGCCGAAGTTCCCGAGCGCGAGGCGCACAACGTCAAGCAGGGGCAGCAGGTGCGCGTCACCGTCGAAGGCGACACCAACGTCTACACCGGCATCATTGCGCGTCTGAGCCCGAGCATCACCGAACAGAACCGCATTCTGATCGTCGAAGCCGAAG from Blastocatellia bacterium includes:
- a CDS encoding efflux RND transporter periplasmic adaptor subunit; this translates as MKRQTLTTVAMMLALAAVALLNAACKSGYPVSAKNAPGTAESRVVKTAQVSEVPMERAVTVSGTLVAQDQATVSAKVPGRVQTITVDLGSVVRKGQVIAQLEQQDYQLRLQQAEAALAQVRARVGLSPDGKDEKVDPENTATVRQARALLDDARLKLERAKSLLAKGVIAQAQLDAAEADYKVALSRYQDGVEEIRNRQALVVQRRSELEIARQQLTDSTISAPFDGVVQEKRTSVGEYLAAGTAIINLVRMDPLRLRAEVPEREAHNVKQGQQVRVTVEGDTNVYTGIIARLSPSITEQNRILIVEAEVRNNGRLRPGSFARADIVADAKSLSPAVPASAVVSFAGIDKVITIQDGKALEKPITMGRRAGDWIEVLSGVKTGDTVIVEPGNLQSGQPVTIAAE